A window of Melospiza melodia melodia isolate bMelMel2 chromosome Z, bMelMel2.pri, whole genome shotgun sequence contains these coding sequences:
- the GAS1 gene encoding growth arrest-specific protein 1 gives MVARSPARHGGGGRRWPRAAAWLWLAAALGAVWPPRGSLVQGRRLICWQAVLQCQGEPECSYAYNQYAEACAPVLLQQQPPPAGGGDGPAGAAGAAASSRRRCPSHCIAALIQLNHTRRGPALEDCDCAQDENCRATKRAIEPCLPRTSSPTGGGPGGGGPGGPGVMGCTEARRRCDWDSRCSLALNRYMTYCGKLFNGLRCTPECRAVIEDMLAVPKAVLLNDCVCDGLERPICESVKENMARLCFGADMGGNGAGSSGGSDGGLEEYYDEDYEEEPSQKGRDDAEDNAGAEPGFPVQADNAGRLAGAAGALLASILVPLLPRL, from the coding sequence ATGGTGGCCCGCTCGCCCGCTCGGCACGGAGGCGGCGGCCGGCGCTGGCCGCGGGCGGCCGCCTGGCTGTGGCTGGCGGCGGCGCTGGGCGCCGTGTGGCCGCCTCGGGGCTCGCTGGTGCAGGGCCGGCGGCTGATCTGCTGGCAGGCggtgctgcagtgtcaggggGAGCCCGAGTGCAGCTACGCGTACAACCAGTACGCCGAGGCGTGCGCCCcggtgctcctgcagcagcagccgccgccgGCGGGCGGAGGGGACGGCCCGGCGGGCGCAGCAGGCGCGGCCGCCTCGTCCAGGCGGCGGTGCCCCAGCCACTGCATCGCGGCGCTCATCCAGCTCAACCACACCCGGCGTGGCCCGGCGCTGGAGGACTGCGACTGCGCGCAGGACGAGAACTGCCGCGCCACCAAGCGCGCCATCGAGCCCTGCCTGCCCCGCACCAGCAGCCCCAcgggcggcggccccggcggcggcggccccggcggccCCGGCGTCATGGGCTGCACGGAGGCGCGGCGGCGCTGCGATTGGGACAGCCGCTGCAGCCTGGCGCTGAACCGCTACATGACCTACTGCGGGAAGCTGTTCAACGGGCTGCGCTGCACGCCCGAGTGCCGCGCCGTCATCGAGGACATGCTGGCCGTGCCCAAGGCCGTGCTGCTCAACGACTGCGTCTGCGACGGCCTGGAGCGGCCCATCTGCGAGTCGGTCAAGGAGAACATGGCCCGCCTCTGCTTCGGCGCCGACATGGGCGGCAACGGCGCgggcagcagcggcggctcggACGGCGGCCTGGAGGAGTACTACGACGAGGACTACGAGGAGGAGCCGAGCCAGAAGGGGAGGGACGACGCGGAGGACAATGCGGGCGCCGAGCCCGGCTTCCCCGTGCAGGCAGATAACGCTGGCCGGCTCGCCGGGGCGGCTGGGGCGCTGCTCGCCTCCATCTTGGTGCCGCTGCTGCCGCGGCTCTAG